From the Nitrobacter hamburgensis X14 genome, one window contains:
- a CDS encoding P-II family nitrogen regulator, giving the protein MKKIEAIIKPFKLDEVKEALQEIGLQGITVIEAKGFGRQKGHAELYRGAEYVVDFLPKVKIEIVIGDDLVEKAIDAIRRAAQTGRIGDGKIFVSNIEEAIRIRTGESGLDAI; this is encoded by the coding sequence GTGAAGAAGATCGAAGCCATCATCAAACCGTTCAAGCTCGACGAAGTAAAGGAAGCGCTTCAGGAGATCGGATTGCAAGGCATCACCGTGATCGAAGCAAAAGGCTTTGGCCGGCAGAAGGGGCACGCCGAACTTTATCGCGGCGCGGAATACGTCGTGGACTTCCTGCCCAAGGTCAAAATCGAGATCGTGATCGGCGATGATCTGGTCGAAAAAGCCATCGACGCCATCAGGCGCGCCGCCCAGACGGGCCGCATCGGCGACGGCAAAATCTTCGTGTCCAATATCGAGGAAGCCATTCGGATCCGGACGGGGGAATCCGGCCTCGACGCCATCTAG
- the glnA gene encoding type I glutamate--ammonia ligase, translated as MKTASDVLKSIKDNDVKYVDLRFTDPRGKWQHVTFDVSMIDEDIFTEGTMFDGSSIAGWKAINESDMMLMLDPATAAIDPFFAETTMVITCDIMEPSTGEPYNRDPRGIAKKAEAMVKSMGIGDTVYIGPEAEFFVFDDVRFSADPYNTGFKLDSSELPTNSATEYEGGNLGHRIRTKGGYFPVPPQDSVQDMRSEMLGAMAKMGVKVEKHHHEVASAQHELGMKFDTLTYMADQMQVYKYCIHQVAHIYGKTATFMPKPIFGDNGSGMHVHQSIWKDGKPTFAGNKYADLSETCLHYIGGIIKHAKAINAFTNPSTNSYKRLVPGYEAPVLLAYSARNRSASCRIPYTTSPKAKRVEVRFPDPMANPYLAFAAMLMAGLDGIKNKIDPGPAMDKDLYDLPKEELKQIPTVCGSLREALESLDKDRAFLKNGGVFDDDFINAYIELKMTEVERFDMTPHPVEFDMYYSY; from the coding sequence ATGAAGACCGCCAGCGACGTCCTGAAATCAATCAAGGACAACGACGTAAAGTACGTCGATCTGCGATTCACCGATCCGCGGGGCAAGTGGCAACACGTCACCTTCGACGTCAGCATGATCGATGAGGACATTTTCACCGAAGGCACGATGTTCGACGGCTCGTCGATCGCCGGTTGGAAGGCGATCAACGAGTCCGACATGATGCTGATGCTCGACCCGGCGACGGCCGCGATCGATCCGTTCTTCGCGGAGACGACGATGGTCATCACCTGCGACATCATGGAGCCCTCCACGGGCGAGCCCTATAACCGCGACCCGCGCGGCATCGCCAAAAAAGCCGAGGCGATGGTGAAATCGATGGGCATCGGCGACACCGTGTATATCGGCCCCGAAGCCGAGTTCTTCGTTTTCGACGACGTGCGTTTCTCGGCCGATCCCTACAACACCGGCTTCAAGCTGGATTCGTCCGAACTGCCGACCAACTCGGCAACGGAGTATGAAGGCGGCAACCTCGGCCACCGCATTCGCACCAAAGGCGGCTACTTCCCGGTCCCGCCGCAGGACTCGGTGCAGGACATGCGCTCCGAGATGCTGGGCGCCATGGCCAAGATGGGTGTCAAGGTCGAGAAGCACCATCACGAGGTGGCGTCCGCCCAGCACGAACTCGGCATGAAATTCGACACGCTGACCTACATGGCCGACCAGATGCAGGTCTACAAGTATTGCATCCACCAGGTGGCGCATATCTACGGCAAGACCGCCACTTTCATGCCGAAGCCGATCTTCGGCGACAATGGCTCCGGCATGCACGTCCACCAGTCGATCTGGAAGGACGGCAAGCCGACCTTCGCCGGCAACAAGTACGCCGACCTGTCGGAAACCTGCCTGCACTACATCGGCGGCATCATCAAGCACGCCAAGGCGATCAACGCCTTCACCAACCCGTCGACCAACTCCTACAAGCGCCTGGTCCCGGGCTACGAGGCGCCGGTGCTGCTCGCCTACTCGGCGCGCAACCGTTCGGCGTCGTGCCGCATCCCCTACACCACCTCGCCGAAGGCCAAACGCGTGGAAGTTCGCTTCCCCGACCCGATGGCCAATCCGTATCTCGCCTTCGCGGCGATGCTGATGGCGGGCCTCGACGGCATCAAGAACAAGATCGATCCGGGTCCGGCCATGGACAAGGACCTCTACGATCTGCCGAAAGAAGAGTTGAAGCAGATTCCGACGGTCTGCGGCTCGTTGCGCGAGGCGCTTGAAAGCCTCGACAAGGACCGCGCCTTCCTGAAGAACGGCGGCGTGTTCGACGACGACTTCATCAACGCCTATATCGAGTTGAAGATGACCGAGGTGGAGCGCTTCGACATGACCCCGCACCCGGTCGAATTCGACATGTACTATTCGTACTGA
- a CDS encoding AI-2E family transporter, which produces MTDFTAGKGQTRTDLAWAIATGGIGIVLFAALLVFAWEFAATLFLIFAGVLLGVALNAITNLLGRVVRLPHGLRLTIVCLALAAALSGVVVLGGTTIADQTTVLSNTLKSQLVNLKAFLEKNGVDTSYFNLTNLNASSETSKASGTARASGPARASGAAKAEETPSTNVQHNLPSAGALASSGSAIVSQTLKLILGTVSAVGNFFIVLFLGLCFAAQPTLYRKGLLGMAPAKHRAAATILVDRIGDTLERWLIAQMVTMAAVFLVTWIGLEIIGIQSSFILGIQAGLLAFIPTIGALLGGLIVVLASLASGWVAGASAFVLFLGVHALESYILTPIIQRQALDIPPATLFAFQILLGVVFGVWGLALALPLLAIGKVAIDYLREDGEQRSIKAAS; this is translated from the coding sequence GTGACCGACTTCACCGCAGGCAAAGGGCAAACCCGGACGGATCTGGCATGGGCGATTGCGACCGGAGGGATCGGCATCGTCCTGTTCGCGGCCCTGCTGGTGTTCGCCTGGGAATTTGCAGCGACGCTTTTCCTGATCTTCGCCGGTGTGCTGCTCGGTGTCGCTCTCAACGCCATCACAAATCTGCTCGGCCGGGTCGTCCGCCTGCCTCATGGATTGCGGCTGACGATCGTCTGTCTGGCGCTCGCTGCGGCGTTGTCAGGCGTCGTGGTTCTCGGGGGAACAACAATCGCGGACCAGACAACGGTTTTAAGCAATACCCTCAAATCGCAGCTTGTGAACCTCAAGGCCTTCCTCGAGAAAAATGGCGTAGACACCAGCTACTTCAATCTGACCAATCTCAATGCATCGTCCGAAACCTCGAAAGCTTCCGGGACTGCAAGAGCTTCAGGACCCGCAAGAGCCTCCGGAGCCGCAAAAGCCGAAGAGACGCCGTCAACAAATGTTCAGCACAACTTGCCAAGCGCCGGCGCGCTGGCCTCTAGCGGTTCCGCAATTGTCAGCCAGACCCTGAAGCTCATCCTCGGCACCGTCAGCGCCGTCGGAAATTTCTTCATCGTGCTGTTCCTTGGTCTCTGCTTTGCCGCGCAGCCAACTCTCTATCGTAAAGGCTTGCTCGGCATGGCGCCCGCGAAACACCGTGCGGCGGCGACGATTCTGGTCGACAGGATCGGCGACACCCTGGAGCGCTGGCTGATCGCCCAGATGGTCACCATGGCCGCGGTGTTTCTGGTGACCTGGATCGGCCTCGAGATCATCGGTATCCAGAGCTCCTTCATCCTGGGCATCCAGGCCGGTTTGCTCGCCTTCATTCCGACCATCGGCGCGCTGCTCGGCGGGTTGATCGTCGTGCTGGCGAGTCTGGCGTCGGGATGGGTGGCAGGCGCGAGCGCATTCGTGCTGTTTCTCGGCGTCCATGCACTCGAGAGCTACATCCTCACGCCCATCATCCAGCGTCAGGCGCTCGACATCCCGCCCGCGACGCTGTTCGCGTTCCAGATATTGCTCGGCGTTGTCTTCGGCGTATGGGGGCTGGCGCTTGCCCTGCCCCTGCTCGCGATCGGCAAGGTCGCCATCGATTATTTGCGCGAGGATGGCGAGCAGCGGTCCATCAAAGCCGCAAGTTAG
- a CDS encoding antibiotic biosynthesis monooxygenase family protein: MITEIAQIEIKPGSEKDFEAAIAQAQTIFKRCKGWKSFKLHRSIEKPSRYRLLIKWETLENHVVDFRESADFTEWRALVGPHFASPPEVEHTNTVVVF, encoded by the coding sequence ATGATCACCGAAATCGCGCAAATCGAGATCAAGCCGGGCAGCGAAAAGGACTTTGAGGCAGCGATCGCGCAGGCGCAGACGATCTTCAAGCGCTGCAAAGGCTGGAAAAGCTTCAAGCTGCACAGGTCGATTGAGAAGCCGTCACGTTACCGGCTTCTGATCAAGTGGGAAACGCTCGAAAACCACGTGGTGGATTTTCGCGAGTCCGCAGATTTCACCGAATGGCGCGCGCTGGTCGGGCCGCACTTCGCCTCACCCCCCGAGGTCGAACACACCAATACGGTCGTAGTCTTTTAG
- the ldtR gene encoding transcriptional regulator LdtR, protein MMKAVAKAHEPAEQVVGQAPVQPLYLEALTLVERLHRRLLDVIKDEFDRRGRADINSVQALLLYNIGDKELTAGELRTRGYYLGSNVSYNLKKLVELGFLDHQRSRVDRRSVRIRLTAQGQEIRRIVDALYQKHVKTVEQVGGISNEEFATLNKSLHRLERFWTDQILYRL, encoded by the coding sequence ATCATGAAAGCCGTTGCGAAGGCTCACGAGCCCGCGGAACAGGTTGTCGGCCAGGCGCCGGTGCAGCCGCTCTATCTCGAAGCGTTGACCCTGGTCGAGCGTCTGCATCGTCGCTTGCTCGATGTCATCAAGGATGAATTCGATCGTCGCGGTCGCGCCGACATCAATTCGGTGCAGGCGCTTCTGCTCTACAACATCGGCGACAAGGAGTTGACCGCCGGCGAACTGCGGACCCGCGGCTATTATCTCGGCTCCAACGTTTCCTACAATCTGAAGAAGCTCGTCGAGTTGGGCTTCCTCGATCATCAGCGCTCGCGCGTCGATCGCCGCTCGGTGCGCATCCGCCTGACCGCGCAAGGTCAGGAAATCCGCCGCATCGTCGACGCGCTATACCAGAAGCACGTCAAGACCGTCGAACAGGTCGGCGGCATTTCGAACGAGGAGTTCGCAACGCTGAACAAGTCGCTGCATCGCCTCGAGCGTTTCTGGACCGATCAGATTCTGTATCGGCTCTGA
- a CDS encoding DUF6163 family protein — translation MSETSSREQIPRDNAMSVAGISSVRTETVENLWTRRLVLFLRIMAALSLAAGLYHWAQVTGFIGGEDDAFENQTVAWQAATVYFAVIDLVAAVGLWLATPWGAVVWLTTVVSMAVVELMFPAIYGGNLAVVGLETAMLTAYLALAWMASRERPP, via the coding sequence ATGTCTGAAACCTCTTCGCGCGAGCAGATCCCGCGGGATAATGCCATGTCGGTGGCGGGAATTTCGTCTGTACGGACGGAAACGGTCGAAAATCTCTGGACCCGGCGACTGGTGCTGTTCCTGCGCATCATGGCGGCGCTATCGCTCGCTGCGGGACTCTATCATTGGGCTCAAGTGACCGGATTCATCGGCGGCGAAGACGATGCCTTTGAGAACCAGACTGTGGCCTGGCAGGCGGCGACGGTCTACTTCGCGGTGATCGATCTGGTGGCTGCCGTGGGCCTGTGGCTTGCGACGCCATGGGGCGCCGTCGTGTGGCTCACTACCGTCGTCTCGATGGCCGTGGTCGAACTGATGTTCCCGGCGATCTATGGCGGCAATCTCGCCGTGGTCGGGTTGGAAACGGCAATGCTCACGGCCTATCTGGCACTGGCCTGGATGGCGTCGCGCGAACGGCCGCCATAG
- the hemB gene encoding porphobilinogen synthase, which translates to MAIKYGRPIEMRDGPRREAAVTAPPLDLVARPRRNRKAEWARRLVRENVLTTDDLIWPLFVADGTNKRTPVASMPGVDRISVDQCVRDAERALKLNIPCIALFPYTDPALRDDAGSEALNAKNLVCKSVRAIKREFPDLGVLCDVALDPFTSHGHDGLVEDGRILNDETVAVLVQQALVQAEAGCDIIAPSDMMDGRVGAIRRALDEAGFVDVQIMAYAAKYASAFYGPFRDAIGSAKALTGDKRTYQMDSANSDEALREVELDIAEGADMVLVKPGMPYLDIVRRVKDTFGMPTFAYQVSGEYAMIAAAAGNGWIDGDRAMMESLVAFKRAGADGVLTYFAAAAAEKLKQNG; encoded by the coding sequence ATGGCGATAAAATACGGGCGTCCCATAGAAATGCGGGATGGACCCCGCCGCGAGGCCGCCGTCACCGCCCCTCCGCTCGATCTGGTGGCCCGGCCGCGCCGCAACCGCAAGGCGGAATGGGCTCGCCGTCTGGTTCGTGAAAACGTCCTGACCACCGACGATCTGATCTGGCCGCTGTTCGTGGCCGATGGCACCAACAAGCGGACGCCCGTCGCCTCGATGCCCGGCGTCGACCGCATCAGCGTCGATCAATGCGTGCGCGACGCCGAACGCGCGCTGAAGCTGAACATTCCCTGCATCGCGCTGTTCCCCTATACCGATCCCGCGTTGCGGGACGACGCCGGCAGCGAAGCTCTCAATGCCAAGAATCTGGTGTGCAAGTCGGTCCGCGCCATCAAGCGGGAGTTTCCGGACCTCGGCGTGCTCTGCGACGTGGCGCTCGATCCGTTCACCAGTCATGGCCATGACGGTTTGGTCGAGGACGGCAGGATCCTCAACGACGAGACCGTCGCGGTGCTGGTCCAGCAGGCGCTGGTGCAGGCGGAAGCCGGATGCGACATCATTGCTCCGTCGGACATGATGGACGGCCGCGTCGGCGCGATCCGAAGGGCCCTCGATGAAGCCGGATTCGTCGACGTGCAGATCATGGCTTACGCCGCGAAATACGCGTCGGCGTTTTACGGCCCGTTCCGCGACGCCATCGGCTCGGCCAAGGCGCTCACCGGCGACAAGCGCACGTATCAAATGGACAGCGCCAACTCCGACGAAGCGTTGCGCGAGGTCGAACTCGACATCGCCGAGGGCGCCGACATGGTACTGGTGAAGCCGGGCATGCCCTATCTCGACATTGTGCGGCGAGTGAAAGACACCTTCGGGATGCCGACCTTCGCCTATCAGGTATCGGGCGAGTACGCGATGATCGCCGCCGCCGCCGGCAACGGCTGGATCGACGGCGACCGGGCCATGATGGAAAGCCTCGTTGCTTTCAAACGCGCCGGCGCCGACGGTGTACTCACCTACTTTGCGGCAGCGGCGGCGGAGAAACTGAAACAAAACGGCTGA
- a CDS encoding RDD family protein, translating into MTDYGFSNARGDNSDGFRPHAFDPWMQPELFRGVLTRRFFAFLIDLVVLSIPVILGVIFIAMFGIVTLGLGWALFWLVSPASLIWALVYYGASLGGPHSATIGMRVMGLEMRTWYGEPGYFVLGAMHAILFWVSVSVFTPLILLIGLFNGRRRLLHDMLLGTVIINNSVLAAVAEPYRT; encoded by the coding sequence ATGACCGACTATGGCTTCAGCAATGCGCGTGGCGACAACTCTGACGGGTTCCGGCCTCACGCGTTCGACCCCTGGATGCAGCCAGAACTGTTTCGCGGCGTCCTGACGCGGCGTTTTTTTGCATTCCTGATCGATCTCGTGGTGCTTTCGATACCGGTGATTCTCGGCGTGATCTTCATCGCGATGTTCGGCATCGTCACGCTGGGACTCGGCTGGGCGCTGTTCTGGCTGGTCTCGCCTGCCTCCCTGATCTGGGCTCTCGTCTATTATGGCGCGTCGCTGGGCGGCCCGCATTCGGCGACCATCGGAATGCGGGTCATGGGTCTGGAGATGCGGACGTGGTACGGGGAGCCGGGCTATTTTGTGTTGGGCGCCATGCACGCGATCCTGTTCTGGGTGTCGGTCTCGGTTTTTACGCCGCTCATCCTGCTGATCGGCCTCTTCAACGGGCGGCGGCGGCTGCTGCATGACATGCTGCTGGGCACCGTGATTATCAACAACTCGGTTCTCGCGGCGGTTGCAGAGCCGTACCGGACCTAA
- a CDS encoding arginyltransferase, whose translation MTQHSRDTPQFYLTAPSPCPYLPDRSERKVFTHLVGEKAGELNDLLTHGGFRRSQSIAYRPACDQCRACVSVRVIAGEFRPSRNFRKVLARNADIVSQLRAATPTSEQYSIFRAYLDQRHRDGGMADMTVLDYAMMVEDSHVETRIIEYRRRGADSDINERGDLVGVALTDVLSDGLSMVYSFFEPSEQNRSLGTFMILDHISRARQLGLPYVYLGYWIEGSRKMDYKGRFMPQQRLAPTGWLRVDAKDESQHESRD comes from the coding sequence GTGACCCAACACTCGCGCGACACCCCGCAATTCTATCTGACGGCACCCTCGCCGTGTCCCTATCTGCCCGATCGCAGCGAGCGCAAGGTGTTCACGCATCTCGTCGGCGAAAAGGCCGGCGAGCTCAACGATCTGCTGACCCATGGCGGGTTTCGCCGCAGTCAGTCGATCGCCTATCGTCCAGCCTGCGATCAGTGTCGCGCCTGCGTTTCCGTGCGGGTGATCGCCGGCGAGTTTCGGCCGTCGCGCAATTTCCGCAAGGTGCTGGCGCGCAACGCCGACATCGTCAGCCAGCTACGCGCCGCTACGCCGACGTCGGAACAATATTCGATATTTCGCGCCTATCTCGACCAGCGCCACCGCGACGGCGGCATGGCCGATATGACCGTGCTCGATTACGCGATGATGGTGGAAGACAGCCACGTCGAGACCCGCATCATTGAATATCGCAGGCGCGGCGCGGATAGCGACATCAACGAACGCGGCGATCTGGTGGGGGTAGCCCTCACCGATGTGCTGAGCGACGGGCTGTCGATGGTTTACTCGTTTTTCGAGCCATCCGAACAGAACCGTTCGCTCGGCACCTTCATGATCCTCGATCACATCTCGCGCGCGCGGCAGCTCGGCCTGCCCTATGTGTACCTCGGATACTGGATCGAGGGGTCGCGGAAGATGGATTACAAGGGCCGCTTCATGCCACAGCAGCGCCTCGCGCCCACCGGCTGGTTGCGTGTCGATGCCAAAGACGAATCGCAGCACGAGTCGCGGGACTAG
- a CDS encoding Nramp family divalent metal transporter — protein MDVKTPGLASEPVPVSEPSHGAFSAGAGWRPEAPAHPSLEEVHATVPVPATGHWLRRLLAFAGPGYMVSVGYMDPGNWATDIAGGSQFGYTLLSVILLSNLMAILLQALAARLGIASGLDLAQACRASYSRPVSFMLWLVCEAAIIACDLAEVIGTAIALQLLFGIPLIGGALIAALDAFLLLLLMNRGFRFLEAFVVALLIVIAVCFAIQIVAAAPPVAEILHGFAPSREIVTNPEMLYIAIGIIGATVMPHNLYLHSSIVQTRAYPRTEEGRRSAIRWATADSTLALMLALFVNAAILIVAAAVFHRSGHTDVAEIGDAFRLLSPLLGLSIASTLFAIALLASGLNSTVTATLAGQIVMEGFLHLRMPMWARRLVTRGIAIVPVIAVTAFYGERGTAQLLVLSQVVLSMQLPFAVIPLVRFVSDRRKMGEFAISTGTAVAAWIVAGVIVILNVKLLVDTFAG, from the coding sequence ATGGATGTGAAAACACCTGGATTGGCGTCTGAACCGGTACCGGTGTCGGAGCCGTCGCATGGAGCCTTTTCGGCTGGGGCTGGCTGGCGTCCGGAAGCACCAGCCCACCCCAGCCTTGAGGAGGTCCATGCGACGGTGCCGGTGCCCGCGACCGGGCACTGGCTGCGTCGTCTGCTGGCCTTTGCGGGTCCCGGTTACATGGTCTCGGTGGGGTATATGGACCCCGGCAACTGGGCCACCGACATCGCGGGCGGTTCGCAGTTCGGTTACACGCTGCTGTCGGTCATCCTGCTGTCGAACCTCATGGCGATCCTGCTGCAGGCGCTGGCCGCGCGGCTTGGCATCGCGTCCGGCCTTGATCTCGCGCAGGCGTGCCGCGCCAGCTATTCGCGGCCGGTCAGTTTTATGCTCTGGCTGGTCTGCGAGGCAGCGATCATCGCCTGCGATCTGGCTGAGGTGATCGGCACGGCGATCGCGCTGCAGTTGCTGTTCGGCATTCCGCTGATAGGCGGCGCGCTGATCGCGGCGCTGGATGCCTTTCTACTGTTGCTGTTGATGAACCGGGGCTTCCGTTTCCTTGAGGCCTTTGTGGTCGCGCTGCTGATCGTGATCGCGGTCTGTTTTGCAATCCAGATCGTTGCCGCCGCGCCGCCGGTCGCCGAGATTCTGCACGGCTTCGCACCGTCGCGCGAGATCGTCACCAATCCGGAAATGCTCTACATCGCCATCGGCATCATCGGCGCGACGGTCATGCCGCATAACCTCTATCTGCATTCGTCGATCGTGCAGACGCGCGCTTATCCGCGCACGGAGGAGGGGCGGCGGAGTGCAATCCGATGGGCTACCGCCGACAGCACGCTGGCGCTGATGCTGGCGTTGTTCGTCAACGCCGCCATTCTGATCGTGGCCGCCGCCGTGTTTCATCGCAGCGGTCACACCGACGTGGCCGAAATCGGGGACGCCTTCAGGCTGCTGTCGCCGCTATTGGGTCTCAGCATCGCCTCGACGCTGTTCGCGATCGCGCTTCTTGCTTCCGGCCTCAATTCCACAGTGACGGCGACGCTCGCGGGCCAGATCGTTATGGAAGGCTTTCTGCATTTGCGGATGCCGATGTGGGCACGGCGGCTGGTCACCCGCGGCATCGCCATCGTCCCGGTGATCGCCGTCACTGCGTTCTATGGCGAGCGCGGGACCGCACAACTTCTGGTTCTCAGTCAGGTCGTCCTGTCGATGCAGTTGCCGTTCGCGGTGATCCCGCTGGTCCGCTTTGTCTCGGACCGGCGCAAGATGGGCGAGTTCGCGATTTCAACCGGAACTGCCGTTGCGGCATGGATCGTCGCCGGTGTGATCGTGATTCTGAATGTGAAGCTGTTGGTAGACACGTTTGCCGGATAG
- the arsC gene encoding arsenate reductase (glutaredoxin) (This arsenate reductase requires both glutathione and glutaredoxin to convert arsenate to arsenite, after which the efflux transporter formed by ArsA and ArsB can extrude the arsenite from the cell, providing resistance.), producing MTVTIYHNPSCGTSRNTLAMIRQSGEEPVIVEYLKHPPDRVRLRALADAMGIPIRALLREKGTPYAELDLGNPKWTDDQLLDFMLAHPILVQRPIVETPKGTRICRPSETVLELLDRPAASFTKEDGEVVRR from the coding sequence ATGACCGTGACGATCTATCACAACCCATCCTGCGGCACCTCCCGCAACACGCTGGCGATGATCCGGCAGAGTGGCGAAGAGCCGGTGATCGTCGAATACCTCAAGCATCCGCCAGACCGTGTGCGGCTTCGCGCGCTCGCTGACGCCATGGGGATTCCCATCCGCGCGCTGCTGCGGGAGAAGGGCACGCCCTATGCCGAACTCGACCTCGGCAATCCCAAATGGACCGACGACCAGCTTCTCGATTTCATGCTGGCGCACCCGATCCTGGTTCAACGCCCGATCGTGGAAACGCCGAAAGGCACGCGGATTTGCCGTCCGTCTGAGACGGTGCTCGAGCTGCTCGATCGTCCTGCCGCTTCCTTCACCAAGGAAGACGGCGAGGTTGTCAGGCGCTAG
- a CDS encoding aquaporin: MPEFDLQRRLAAEALGTALLVATVVGSGIMAEGLTKDAALALLGNTISTGAILVVLITVFGPISGAHFNPAVTLVFWFKRELSTNDALMYAIVQIVGGIVGTMIAHLMFGLPLLNESMKIRTGGGQWFAEAVASFGLIATILAGLRFERGSVPWLVGLYITAAYWFTASTSFANPAVAVARSLTNTFSGIRPRDLPGFITAELCGAIISVIVIGWLLREVNRAAPISKEVQP, from the coding sequence ATGCCTGAGTTTGATCTGCAGCGCAGGTTGGCGGCTGAAGCGCTCGGGACCGCGCTTCTGGTTGCGACCGTGGTCGGCTCTGGCATCATGGCGGAGGGGCTTACGAAGGATGCGGCGCTGGCGTTGCTCGGCAATACCATTTCCACCGGCGCAATCCTCGTTGTTCTGATTACCGTGTTCGGCCCGATCTCCGGCGCGCATTTCAATCCCGCCGTAACGCTGGTTTTCTGGTTTAAGCGCGAGCTTTCGACGAACGATGCGCTGATGTATGCCATCGTCCAGATTGTCGGCGGCATTGTCGGCACGATGATCGCTCATCTGATGTTCGGGCTGCCGCTTCTGAATGAATCGATGAAAATCCGGACCGGCGGCGGGCAATGGTTCGCTGAGGCCGTCGCGTCGTTTGGATTGATCGCAACGATCCTTGCGGGACTTCGTTTTGAGCGCGGCTCCGTGCCGTGGCTGGTTGGTCTCTATATCACGGCCGCGTACTGGTTTACGGCGTCGACATCGTTTGCCAATCCGGCCGTCGCGGTGGCGCGTTCGCTGACGAACACGTTTTCCGGAATTCGTCCGCGGGACCTTCCAGGTTTTATCACTGCCGAACTTTGTGGGGCTATCATCAGCGTGATTGTTATTGGTTGGCTGCTGCGCGAGGTTAACCGCGCGGCTCCCATCAGCAAGGAGGTTCAGCCATGA
- a CDS encoding ArsR/SmtB family transcription factor: MESEAIILALAALAQSTRLDVFRLLVKHEPKGLAAGDIAKAVAVPQNTMSSHLAVLSRAGLVSAQRFSRSIVYRADLKRFGGVVQFLLEDCCGGRADLCAPAATSKRGRRAKVST, encoded by the coding sequence ATGGAATCCGAAGCCATTATCCTGGCGCTCGCGGCGCTCGCCCAATCGACCCGGCTGGATGTCTTCAGGCTTCTGGTGAAGCATGAGCCGAAGGGTCTTGCAGCAGGCGATATCGCGAAAGCTGTTGCCGTGCCGCAAAACACGATGTCGTCGCATCTTGCGGTTCTGTCCCGTGCCGGACTGGTTTCGGCGCAGCGTTTCAGCCGCTCGATCGTCTATCGCGCTGACCTTAAGCGTTTTGGCGGCGTGGTTCAGTTCCTGCTCGAAGATTGCTGCGGCGGTCGCGCCGATTTGTGCGCGCCCGCGGCGACAAGCAAGCGCGGCAGGCGTGCCAAAGTTTCGACCTGA